A genomic segment from Nicotiana sylvestris chromosome 1, ASM39365v2, whole genome shotgun sequence encodes:
- the LOC104217986 gene encoding nicotinamidase 1-like: MVLKTIDILKNEIAIEEESVIITEDVKAGLVLVDIINGFCTVGAGNLAPREPNRQISEMIDESTRLARLFCDKKWPILAFLDSHHPDKLEHPYPPHCITGTDESNLVPALRWLEKEQNVTIRRKDCYDGYIGSFQEDGSNVFVDWVKNNKIQTLLVVGACTDICVLDFVCSTLSARNRGFLDPLEEVVVYSQGCATFDFPASMARNTKDISPHPQELMHHVGLYMAKERGAKIAREVSFNSLKKP, translated from the exons ATGGTACTAAAAACAATAGACATTTTGAAGAATGAAATTGCCATAGAGGAGGAATCAGTGATTATCACTGAAGATGTTAAGGCCGGTCTTGTTCTTGTGGACATCATCAATGGCTTTTGCACCGTTGGGGCTGGAAATCTG GCACCAAGAGAGCCAAACAGGCAGATCTCTGAAATGATTGATGAATCAACAAGGCTGGCTAGATTGTTCTGTGACAAGAAATGGCCTATTCTTGCCTTTCTTGATTCACACCACCCTGACAAACTTGAACACCCTTATCCTCCTCACTGTATCACTGGCACTGATGAATCCAATTTGGTTCCTG CACTAAGATGGTTGGAGAAGGAACAAAACGTAACAATCAGGCGTAAAGACTGCTACGATGGCTATATTGGTTCGTTTCAGGAGGATGGCTCTAATGTATTTGTTGATTGGGTGAAAAACAACAAAATTCAAACT TTGTTGGTTGTAGGGGCATGTACAGACATTTGTGTGCTGGATTTCGTTTGCTCTACATTATCAGCTAGGAACCGCGGCTTCCTCGACCCTTTGGAGGAAGTAGTAGTTTACTCTCAGGGATGTGCCACTTTTGATTTTCCTGCCTCCATGGCAAGAAACACCAAAGATATTTCACCACATCCTCAG GAGCTGATGCATCATGTAGGACTTTATATGGCGAAGGAAAGGGGTGCTAAAATAGCTAGAGAAGTCTCCTTCAACAGCTTGAAGAAACCATGA